A stretch of the Azorhizobium caulinodans ORS 571 genome encodes the following:
- a CDS encoding DUF2007 domain-containing protein, with protein MREVVRTNDIVLISAIAALLEAADIGHMVADSHISALEGSIGVLPRRILVLEEDEIRTRRLLTEAGFADVLRRDD; from the coding sequence ATGCGCGAGGTGGTACGCACCAACGACATCGTGCTGATTTCCGCCATCGCCGCGCTGCTGGAAGCCGCCGATATCGGCCACATGGTCGCCGACAGCCACATCAGCGCGCTGGAAGGCTCCATCGGTGTGCTGCCGCGTCGCATCCTGGTGCTGGAGGAGGACGAGATCCGCACGCGCCGCCTGCTCACGGAGGCGGGCTTCGCGGATGTCCTGCGCCGGGATGATTGA
- a CDS encoding S1C family serine protease, translated as MKVLSRVAGALALVSLLAGLPKAARAEPALSMDEVIGRTRGWTIGLSTGMGGCMATATYEDRTTVWMGFGGGSNKAFFALSNPKWRSLAVGNRYELQLLARGEGRWRGRFTGVELDKEMGLLAQDLVTGFVIDIARAGALDVVYDRKIIAQLSLSGSMAAIDALVDCQKSVIASLRTEPKAGDGARTKARGEGPQSEGGKSSGTGFFVSERGHLLTNNHVVNGCKKVTVTPVGEVAVPAQVVARDPNNDLALLKADLTPKDVPALNTRVRVGDGVSVYGFPLSGLLASNGNFTIGNVTATAGLADDTRMVQISAPVQPGNSGGPVIDQKGNIVGVVVSKLDALGVASAIKDVPQNVNFAIKSSIAQNFLDTNGIESKAKLKDATLEPAAVADVAKGFTVRIECE; from the coding sequence GTGAAAGTGCTGAGCCGCGTCGCCGGAGCCCTTGCGCTCGTGTCCCTGCTCGCGGGTCTGCCGAAGGCCGCGCGCGCGGAACCCGCCCTCTCCATGGACGAAGTGATCGGCAGGACGCGCGGCTGGACCATCGGCCTCAGCACCGGCATGGGGGGCTGCATGGCCACCGCCACCTACGAGGACCGCACGACGGTCTGGATGGGATTCGGCGGCGGCAGCAACAAGGCCTTCTTCGCCCTCTCGAACCCCAAATGGCGCTCGCTCGCCGTCGGCAATCGCTACGAGCTGCAACTGCTCGCCCGCGGCGAAGGCCGCTGGCGGGGCCGCTTCACCGGCGTGGAACTGGACAAGGAGATGGGCCTGCTGGCGCAGGATCTCGTCACCGGCTTCGTCATCGACATCGCGCGGGCCGGCGCGCTCGATGTGGTCTATGACCGCAAGATCATCGCCCAGCTCTCCCTTTCCGGCTCCATGGCAGCCATCGATGCGCTGGTGGATTGCCAGAAGAGCGTCATCGCCAGCCTGCGCACCGAGCCGAAGGCCGGCGACGGCGCCCGCACCAAGGCGCGGGGCGAGGGGCCGCAATCGGAAGGCGGCAAGAGTTCCGGCACCGGCTTCTTCGTCTCGGAACGCGGCCATCTGCTCACCAACAATCATGTGGTGAACGGCTGCAAGAAGGTGACCGTGACGCCGGTGGGCGAGGTGGCCGTGCCCGCACAGGTGGTGGCCCGCGATCCCAACAATGATCTCGCTCTGCTCAAGGCCGATCTCACGCCGAAGGATGTGCCGGCCCTCAACACCCGCGTGCGGGTGGGAGACGGCGTGTCCGTCTATGGCTTTCCGCTCTCCGGCCTTCTCGCCAGCAACGGCAATTTCACCATCGGGAATGTGACGGCCACGGCCGGCCTCGCCGACGACACCCGCATGGTCCAGATTTCAGCGCCGGTGCAGCCCGGCAACAGCGGCGGGCCGGTGATCGACCAGAAGGGCAATATCGTCGGCGTCGTCGTCTCCAAGCTCGATGCCCTGGGGGTCGCCTCGGCCATCAAGGATGTGCCGCAGAACGTCAATTTCGCCATCAAGAGCTCCATCGCCCAGAACTTCCTCGACACCAATGGCATCGAGAGCAAGGCGAAGCTGAAGGACGCGACGCTGGAACCGGCGGCCGTCGCCGACGTGGCCAAGGGCTTCACGGTCCGCATCGAGTGCGAATAG
- a CDS encoding S49 family peptidase, with product MSDDLIAAAKRRFTDLLPQSWRRDLTLVPVVRLSGAIGMNSPFRQSLTLAATARLLDRAFAVKRAPAVALVINSPGGSPVQSNLIFKRIRALAEEKNKRVFAFVEDVAASGGYMLACAADEIYADPSSIVGSIGVVSAGFGFNDMLSRIGVERRVHTAGTRKVMLDPFQPERAEDVDRLLAIQREVHASFRDLVRSRRGALLKGEEDDLFSGEFWVGAQALPMGLIDGLGDLRSVLRERFGTDVRTPLIAPSGNWFTRRANGIGAQIGLDGGIGAGFAQGLADVAEERALWARYGL from the coding sequence ATGTCGGATGATCTGATCGCAGCCGCAAAGCGGCGTTTCACGGACCTCCTGCCGCAGAGCTGGCGGCGGGATCTCACCCTGGTGCCGGTGGTGCGCCTCTCAGGCGCCATCGGCATGAACTCGCCCTTCCGCCAGAGCCTCACGCTCGCCGCCACAGCGCGCCTGCTGGACCGGGCCTTCGCGGTAAAGCGGGCACCGGCGGTGGCCCTGGTCATCAATTCGCCGGGCGGCTCGCCCGTGCAGTCGAACCTCATCTTCAAGCGCATCCGGGCTCTGGCCGAGGAGAAGAACAAGCGCGTCTTCGCCTTCGTGGAGGATGTGGCGGCCTCCGGCGGCTACATGCTCGCCTGCGCGGCGGACGAGATCTATGCCGATCCCTCTTCCATCGTCGGTTCCATCGGCGTCGTCTCGGCAGGCTTCGGCTTCAACGACATGCTCTCGCGCATCGGCGTGGAGCGGCGCGTCCACACCGCCGGGACCCGCAAGGTGATGCTCGATCCCTTCCAGCCCGAGCGGGCGGAGGATGTGGACCGCCTGCTCGCCATCCAGCGGGAGGTCCATGCCTCCTTCCGCGATCTCGTGCGCAGCCGGCGCGGGGCGCTGCTGAAAGGCGAGGAGGACGATCTCTTCTCCGGCGAGTTCTGGGTGGGCGCACAGGCGCTCCCCATGGGCCTTATCGACGGACTGGGCGATCTGCGCAGCGTGCTGCGGGAGCGTTTCGGCACCGATGTGCGCACGCCGCTCATCGCCCCGTCCGGCAACTGGTTCACCCGCCGGGCCAACGGCATCGGCGCGCAGATCGGTCTCGACGGCGGGATCGGTGCCGGCTTCGCGCAGGGCCTTGCGGATGTGGCCGAAGAGCGGGCGCTCTGGGCGCGCTACGGACTTTGA
- a CDS encoding DMT family transporter, which yields MNPASAMRGIVAMIAAMGCFITNDTLLKIAVVDFPVGEVIAIRSIFAAALLTALIAWKGELRFARHLADRRIFVRSGLDAVTTFSYVIGLTVLPLASATTIYMAAPLITTALCVPLLGEKVGLKRWCAIIVGFSGAVIVTRPEPSAFDAMAILPLIAALCGSLRDILTRNINAVVPGAVIALASAVMLGFVGLSFSGWEVWSAPTVKMLALVCGAGTAFAVGNLLLIYAFRNAPVVVISPLRYVLVPAALAVGIVVFGNYPDIWASVGAILVVAAGLYSIQSEARRNKAERRVAAAQAAVAPMSGGAPLAGAVARAPAND from the coding sequence TGCGTGGGATCGTGGCGATGATCGCCGCGATGGGCTGCTTCATCACCAACGACACCCTGCTCAAGATCGCGGTGGTGGACTTCCCGGTCGGTGAAGTCATTGCCATCCGCTCGATCTTCGCAGCGGCGCTCCTGACGGCGCTCATCGCCTGGAAGGGCGAGTTGCGCTTCGCCCGCCATCTGGCAGACCGCCGCATCTTCGTGCGCTCCGGCCTCGATGCGGTGACGACCTTCTCCTATGTGATCGGCCTCACGGTTCTGCCGCTCGCCTCCGCCACCACCATCTACATGGCCGCCCCACTCATCACGACGGCGCTCTGCGTGCCGCTGCTGGGCGAGAAGGTGGGACTGAAGCGCTGGTGCGCCATTATCGTGGGCTTCAGCGGCGCCGTCATCGTGACGCGACCGGAGCCGTCCGCTTTCGATGCCATGGCCATCCTGCCGCTGATCGCCGCGCTGTGCGGCTCGCTGCGCGACATACTCACCCGCAACATCAATGCGGTGGTGCCCGGTGCGGTGATCGCCCTGGCGAGCGCGGTCATGCTGGGCTTCGTCGGCCTGTCCTTCTCCGGCTGGGAAGTCTGGTCGGCCCCCACGGTGAAGATGCTGGCGCTGGTGTGTGGGGCCGGAACGGCCTTCGCCGTCGGCAACCTGCTGCTGATCTATGCCTTCCGCAATGCGCCGGTGGTGGTCATCTCGCCGCTGCGCTACGTGCTGGTGCCCGCTGCCCTTGCGGTCGGCATTGTCGTGTTCGGCAATTATCCGGACATCTGGGCCAGTGTCGGCGCCATTCTGGTGGTCGCGGCCGGTCTCTATTCCATCCAGAGCGAAGCCCGCCGCAACAAGGCCGAGCGGCGTGTGGCGGCGGCGCAGGCGGCGGTGGCCCCCATGTCGGGCGGCGCGCCTCTCGCTGGTGCGGTCGCCCGCGCGCCCGCCAACGACTGA
- a CDS encoding tRNA1(Val) (adenine(37)-N6)-methyltransferase gives MIEGPLPFETTRDALLGGRLMLTQPRTGHRAGHDALLLAALAPAQARRIVDLGAGVGTAGLAVLVRLREASAHLVELDPATAALARQNAAGNGMSDRCAIVEADVRTLGKPAGPAEPAAQAADLVIANPPFNARAAHQTSPHARRATAHMADGETLMDWVLAAYRCLKPGGQVGLILRPADLATLLDALAGRFGAAELLPVHARADAPAVRLLVRAVKGRRTPPAIRPGLILAEADGRTTATADAVLRGEAGLIP, from the coding sequence ATGATTGAAGGCCCCCTGCCCTTCGAGACCACGCGGGATGCCCTGCTGGGCGGCCGGCTGATGCTGACCCAGCCGAGGACCGGCCACCGCGCCGGGCATGATGCGCTGCTGCTCGCGGCCCTCGCCCCCGCGCAGGCCCGCCGCATTGTCGATCTGGGCGCAGGCGTCGGCACGGCGGGCCTTGCGGTGCTTGTGCGCCTTCGCGAGGCGAGCGCGCATCTCGTGGAACTCGATCCCGCGACGGCGGCCCTCGCCCGGCAGAATGCGGCTGGCAACGGCATGTCGGACCGCTGCGCGATCGTGGAGGCCGATGTGCGGACGCTGGGCAAGCCGGCGGGGCCGGCCGAGCCCGCCGCGCAGGCCGCCGATCTCGTGATCGCCAACCCGCCGTTCAATGCGCGGGCCGCCCACCAGACCTCTCCCCACGCCCGCCGCGCCACCGCCCATATGGCGGATGGCGAAACGCTGATGGACTGGGTGCTCGCCGCCTATCGCTGCCTGAAGCCGGGCGGGCAGGTCGGCCTCATCCTGCGACCGGCCGATCTTGCCACGCTGCTCGACGCCCTCGCCGGGCGCTTCGGCGCGGCGGAGCTGCTGCCCGTCCATGCCCGCGCCGATGCACCGGCGGTGCGGCTGCTCGTGCGGGCCGTGAAAGGCCGCCGCACGCCCCCCGCCATCCGCCCCGGCCTCATCCTCGCCGAGGCCGACGGGCGCACGACCGCCACCGCCGATGCGGTGCTGCGGGGAGAGGCCGGCCTTATCCCCTGA